A window of Cryptosporidium parvum Iowa II chromosome 1, whole genome shotgun sequence contains these coding sequences:
- a CDS encoding protein kinase, translated as MVSILNNLENIYFLLQVSPIVQVHTLRANVRYRIGPEDGITDVDISYPDPPACITTSFDLWIKNEDREFRLTRKGDNNQAESCKYFYKDCVTGSYLPIPLFPDIIVVSSGTKLRVMTSQPNECNIAFVLKTQDVSDLIGSKIMFNTEIQAYKINSKENSHKMLIDEISNSKTKYKDTTEKKLQEDMGKSYLVFTEASLGKGGNGEVFLGLNRETFEFVAVKSEMSGSLSREADYLEKCKSDYVVKKLDWFQNRTDNREYLIMELFHGGTIRQLLRFKYKNGLPINSVRNLMYTLLVGISQMHSKGVVHRDLKTANLMLTDVVRDINTCNSQMKICDLGNSGMSIGGRLKGHCCTCFATAPEVYLNNDYDEKVDMWSIGTILYELITGQRLIECNHQIHCNANEKILRFDFSNIEKKINEHISTHYTFGDVNWVEDVIDLLRRLLEKSPSKRISAQESLSHHFFTNYQPITIDNSWKCTTKLQLIKILDENIPVQHESEEANTYLPSCKCCSNQMNINHHFNYNIAPTSRISSSCFPSLNTFYTYCTWKNPIGTAYFNKSHVGNEKMNKQAVRNSLVQRGQILNNGGNNIYNEQNMNTQNR; from the coding sequence ATGGtttcaattttgaataatttagaaaacATTTATTTCCTACTTCAAGTCTCTCCAATTGTACAAGTCCACACTCTGAGGGCAAACGTGAGATACAGAATAGGTCCTGAAGATGGAATCACAGACGTTGATATTTCATATCCGGATCCACCAGCTTGCATTACAACAAGTTTTGACCTATGGATTAAGAATGAGGATCGTGAATTTAGGCTAACAAGAAAAGGAGACAACAATCAAGCAGAGTCATGTAAATACTTCTACAAAGATTGTGTTACAGGATCTTATTTACCAATCCCACTATTTCCAGATATTATTGTGGTTTCTTCTGGTACTAAATTAAGAGTAATGACATCTCAACCAAATGAGTGTAATATTGCATTTGTATTGAAAACCCAGGATGTTTCCGATTTGATTGGTTCAAAGATTATGTTCAATACTGAAATCCAAGcttataaaattaattccaaGGAAAATTCTCATAAAATGTTAATAGATGAAATATCTAACTCAAAAACTAAATATAAAGATACAACCGAAAAAAAGCTCCAAGAGGATATGGGAAAAAGCTATTTGGTTTTTACTGAAGCTTCACTTGGAAAGGGAGGTAATGGAGAAGTATTTTTAGGCTTAAACAGAGaaacttttgaatttgttgCTGTTAAATCAGAAATGTCAGGTTCACTTTCTAGGGAAGCAGATTATTTGGAGAAATGCAAAAGTGATTATGTTGTAAAAAAATTGGATTGGTTCCAAAACAGAACCGACAATAGAGAGTATTTGATTATGGAACTATTTCATGGAGGAACAATACGTCAGCTTTTAAGatttaaatacaaaaacGGTCTTCCAATAAACTCTGTGAGAAATCTAATGTATACTTTATTGGTTGGAATAAGTCAAATGCATTCAAAAGGAGTTGTTCATAGAGATTTAAAGACAGCAAACTTGATGTTAACTGATGTTGTACGAGATATTAATACTTGTAACTctcaaatgaaaatatgtGATTTGGGAAACTCAGGAATGTCAATTGGTGGAAGACTCAAAGGACATTGTTGTACATGCTTTGCTACAGCTCCTGAagtatatttaaataatgacTATGATGAAAAGGTTGATATGTGGTCTATTGGAACTATTTtatatgaattaattaCAGGTCAAAGATTGATTGAATGCAATCATCAAATCCACTGCAATGCAAATGAAAAGATACTTCgatttgatttttcaaatattgaaaaaaaaattaatgagCATATTTCAACTCATTATACTTTTGGAGATGTTAATTGGGTTGAAGATgtaattgatttattaagGAGATTGTTAGAAAAAAGTCCCtcaaaaagaatttctGCCCAAGAATCTTTATCTCATCACTTTTTTACAAATTACCAACCAATAACAATAGATAATTCTTGGAAATGTACAACTAAATTGCagttaattaaaattcttgatgaaaatattccaGTTCAGCACGAATCAGAAGAAGCCAATACATATCTTCCGAGTTGTAAATGCTGTTCAAAtcaaatgaatataaatcatcattttaattataatattgcCCCAACTTCAAGAATATCATCAAGTTGTTTCCCAAGCTTAAATACATTCTATACGTATTGTACTTGGAAAAATCCAATTGGAACAGCTtactttaataaatctcATGTTGGtaatgaaaaaatgaataagCAAGCAGTAAGAAACTCTTTAGTTCAAAGAGGAcaaattctaaataatGGTGGTAATAACATATATAATGAACAAAATATGAATACTCAAAATAGATAG
- a CDS encoding protein disulfide isomerase, signal peptide plus possible ER retention motif, which produces MNYIIFLHTAYLILARISFGFGEELRLSNSNNFGKNDINNGNNSLYVSNSTNNNSSNNRFTTTTTTTTTVSTLMTANTIINKSNEIDVGFQITTPGPKYVQNLLNAGGVSNSESLVKQLGLEDLSEFTKIDSVVLFYVPWCVYCRGIMPEFEKAANIFKGKKISFGKIDCNEHRKVVLLEQVIRFPTIKIYSEGQSQYYSGLPNSVSIVNFVNSEFNRDISISSLSVLEVFLNTDNSSIKAVAIVDHENNDESDSMSLVSSSYSKLSHKYHNIFFAHTLTNNTEVLNFIKNYSKDNNKSRNVINHSNSIKENTLAIFTPWDDNSDKQDDFNKNDGNKHGLILIDKVDFSNFENLEKQILKYQYPLITEFDPLIAQKLFLGEKTISFLFVNNDVPNLKLIMEKYREIARQFRGEILFVKSGTNLAHERRIAQVLIPEECKLPCISIIKFPSVDEGKMIAPTLPNMPPMKRPQAPLIYRCRFSGPDLLKNSNLEHFIQDFVSGRLNPYFKSEEPPSEEDNDGPVRIVVSKTFKKEVIETNLDVLIVFYAPWCGHCRKLEPDYNVLAQRLRGISDKLKIAKIDGSQNEVENIQILGYPSILLFKSEMKTEPILYNGDRSVANMIEWISKNASFKFDHMQYLNPELAFEDDDLDMAISHEL; this is translated from the coding sequence atgaattatattatttttctgCATACAGCTTACCTAATACTTGCTAGAATAAGTTTTGGTTTTGGGGAAGAACTTCGTCTCTCAAACTCGAACAATTTCGGAAAGAATGATATTAACAATGGTAATAATTCACTTTATGTAAGTAATTCaaccaataataattcttccaataatagatttacaacaacaacaacaacaacaacaacagtTAGCACATTAATGACAGCAAAtaccattattaataaaagtaatgaAATTGATGTTGGATTTCAAATAACAACTCCTGGTCCAAAATATGTACAGAATCTGTTAAATGCTGGTGGAGTATCCAATAGTGAGTCATTAGTAAAACAACTGGGGCTTGAAGATCTCTCAGAATTTACAAAAATAGACTCAGTAGTATTATTTTATGTACCATGGTGTGTATATTGTCGAGGAATTATGcctgaatttgaaaaagctgcaaatatatttaaaggGAAGAAAATAAGTTTTGGGAAGATTGATTGTAATGAGCATCGTAAAGTAGTATTATTGGAACAAGTAATTAGATTTCCaacaattaaaatatattctgAGGGTCAAAGCCAATATTATTCTGGGCTTCCAAATTCTGTTTCAATTGTCAATTTCGTGAATAGCGAATTCAACAGagatatttcaatttccaGTTTGAGTGTACTTGAAGTTTTCCTAAATACAGATAACAGTTCTATCAAAGCAGTAGCAATCGTTGatcatgaaaataatgatgaaagtGATTCAATGTCTTTAGTTTCTTCTTCATATTCAAAACTGAGCCATAAATatcataatattttctttgcACATACTTTAACTAATAATACTGAAGTTTTGAActttatcaaaaattattcaaaagataataataaatcaagaaaTGTGATAAACCATAGTAATTCAATAAAGGAAAATACTTTAGCAATTTTTACACCTTGGGATGATAATTCAGATAAACAAgatgattttaataaaaatgatggGAATAAACATGGGCTGATTTTGATTGATAAAGTAGATTTTAGTAACTTTGAGAATTTGGAgaaacaaattttaaaataccAATATCCATTAATTACTGAATTTGATCCTTTAATTgctcaaaaattatttttgggTGAAAAAACAATTTCTTTCCTCTTCGTCAACAATGATGTaccaaatttgaaattaataatggagAAATATAGAGAAATAGCAAGGCAATTCAGAGGGGAGATCCTCTTTGTTAAATCAGGAACTAATCTTGCTCATGAGAGAAGAATTGCCCAAGTTTTGATACCAGAAGAATGTAAACTTCCTTGTATTTCCATAATAAAGTTTCCAAGTGTTGATGAAGGGAAGATGATCGCTCCAACCTTACCAAATATGCCTCCAATGAAACGCCCTCAAGCTCCACTAATTTATAGATGTCGGTTTTCTGGGCCAGACTTACtgaaaaattcaaatcttGAACACTTTATTCAAGATTTTGTATCAGGAAGACTGAACCCATATTTTAAAAGTGAAGAACCTCCATCTGAAGAGGATAACGATGGACCAGTTCGTATAGTAGTTTCAAAAACATTCAAAAAAGAAGTAATTGAAACAAATTTGGATGTCTTGATAGTTTTTTATGCTCCTTGGTGTGGTCATTGTAGAAAATTGGAACCAGATTATAATGTTCTTGCTCAAAGACTACGTGGCATTAGTGATAAGCTTAAGATTGCAAAGATTGATGGATCTCAGAATGAAGTTGAGAATATACAAATTTTGGGTTATCCCTCgattctattatttaaatcagaAATGAAGACTGAACCAATTTTGTATAATGGCGACAGATCTGTTGCAAACATGATAGAATGGATTTCTAAAAATGCAAGCTTTAAATTTGACCATATGCAGTATTTAAATCCTGAGCTAGcttttgaagatgatgatcTTGATATGGCAATTTCTCATGAATTATGA